A window from Anser cygnoides isolate HZ-2024a breed goose chromosome 1, Taihu_goose_T2T_genome, whole genome shotgun sequence encodes these proteins:
- the PTHLH gene encoding parathyroid hormone-related protein codes for MFTKLFQRWSFAVFLLSYSVPSCGRSVEGISRRLKRAVSEHQLLHDKGKSIQDLRRRIFLQNLIEGVNTAEIRATSEVSPNPKPATNTKNYPVRFGSEDEGRYLTQETNKSQTYKEQPLKVSGKKKKAKPGKRKEQEKKKRRARSAWLNSDMYGSSMTESPLLDNSVTTHNHILRRR; via the exons ATGTTCACTAAACTCTTCCAGCGGTGGAGTTTCGCAGTGTTCCTGCTGAGTTACTCCGTGCCCTCCTGCGGGAGATCAGTGGAGGGGATCAGCCGCCGACT cAAACGGGCTGTATCAGAGCACCAGCTACTGCATGACAAGGGCAAGTCAATCCAAGATCTACGAAGAAGAATATTCCTTCAAAATTTAATTGAAGGTGTCAACACTGCAGAAATCCGTGCAACGTCAGAGGTTTCACCTAACCCTAAGCCTGCTACAAACACAAAGAACTATCCTGTCCGATTTGGCAGTGAAGATGAGGGCAGATACCTAACTCAGGAGACAAACAAATCACAGACCTACAAGGAACAACCCCTGAAGGTATCgggcaagaaaaagaaagcaaagcctgGAAAACGTAAggaacaagagaagaaaaagaggcgAGCCCGCTCTGCTTGGCTAAATTCTGACATGTATGGAAGCAGCATGACTGAGAGCCCACTCTTGGACAACTCTGTTACTACACATAATCATATTTTAAG GAGGCGCTGA